A stretch of Nocardia fluminea DNA encodes these proteins:
- a CDS encoding MBL fold metallo-hydrolase, protein MVTRIERVVTSGTFALDGGTWDVDNNVWLIGDDTEVLVVDAAHDADAIAAAVGDRHVTAILCTHGHNDHVTVAPELAKRLDAPVLLHPGDEPLWRMTHPSAGYRSLADTARITVAGTDIDLLHTPGHSPGSVSLYLPDLAALFTGDTLFAGGPGATGRSFSDFDTIIDSIRDRLLTLPEQTTVHTGHGDTTTIGAERPALADWIARGH, encoded by the coding sequence CTGGTGACTCGCATCGAAAGAGTCGTCACCTCGGGCACTTTCGCGCTCGACGGCGGCACCTGGGACGTCGACAACAATGTGTGGCTCATCGGTGACGACACCGAGGTGCTCGTCGTCGACGCCGCCCACGACGCCGATGCCATCGCCGCCGCGGTCGGTGACCGGCACGTCACCGCGATCCTGTGCACCCACGGCCACAACGACCACGTAACCGTCGCCCCGGAACTCGCGAAGCGCCTCGACGCCCCCGTCCTGCTGCACCCCGGCGACGAGCCCCTCTGGCGCATGACCCACCCGAGCGCCGGCTACCGGTCCCTGGCAGATACGGCCCGCATCACGGTGGCGGGCACCGATATCGACCTCCTGCACACCCCCGGCCACTCCCCCGGATCGGTCTCGCTGTACCTGCCCGACCTCGCGGCCCTGTTCACCGGCGACACCCTGTTCGCCGGTGGCCCCGGCGCCACCGGACGCTCCTTCTCCGACTTCGACACGATCATCGACTCGATCCGGGACCGCTTGCTGACGCTGCCCGAGCAGACAACCGTCCACACCGGTCACGGCGACACCACCACCATCGGCGCGGAACGCCCGGCGCTCGCGGACTGGATCGCCCGCGGGCACTGA
- a CDS encoding DUF6223 family protein has protein sequence MSIRPLTAAAVSTALTLVLAAPATAATTTLADSYGMTTDRLVATSAAFLGLAAVIVGCWAVSRAGSPARSFVAIGAGAVAAIVGAIGFATADGGPGTGNGIVGAAIAIVLGLAAVALGTRAHLRAHR, from the coding sequence ATGTCCATCCGCCCACTCACCGCAGCCGCTGTCAGTACAGCGCTCACTCTCGTCCTCGCCGCTCCCGCCACCGCGGCGACCACCACCCTCGCCGACTCCTACGGCATGACAACAGACCGCCTCGTCGCGACGTCGGCCGCGTTCCTCGGTCTGGCCGCTGTGATCGTGGGTTGTTGGGCGGTGTCACGCGCCGGAAGTCCCGCCCGATCGTTCGTCGCGATCGGCGCGGGCGCGGTCGCGGCGATCGTCGGGGCGATCGGCTTCGCGACCGCGGACGGCGGTCCCGGCACCGGAAACGGCATCGTCGGCGCGGCGATCGCGATCGTGCTGGGCCTGGCGGCCGTCGCGCTCGGCACCCGCGCCCACCTGCGTGCCCACCGCTGA
- a CDS encoding sensor histidine kinase encodes MGRTVDWVIAVGVAAVLLVTGLSREHSPTDLDWLGYVLLVAGGLALAAQRRSPVAVLVATGLCALGYQALGFDVPAVAFLFSVYFAVRAGHRLVAVLASVAVLAALPLALLVSLHDTTQALARARDALEIAWLIAAGAAGEALRQAERRADEAERTREETARRRADEERLHIARELHDSLTHQISVIKVQSEAAVHVARKRGEEVPQALLAIRDAGREAARELRATLEALRDDDTSPRPGLAHLPDLVERVRTTGLDTTLTIEGAPQNVPVALDRTVYRIVQESLTNITRHAAAATATVRIDYRPDNLVVDVEDDGTANPSSAPVPGVGLLGMRERVTALGGHLRAAPRTDGGFAVHAELPVDRT; translated from the coding sequence ATGGGCAGAACCGTGGACTGGGTGATCGCCGTCGGCGTGGCCGCGGTGCTCCTCGTCACCGGGCTGAGCCGCGAGCATTCACCTACCGATCTCGACTGGCTCGGTTACGTGTTGCTGGTCGCCGGTGGACTGGCGCTCGCCGCGCAACGGCGGTCCCCGGTGGCGGTGCTGGTCGCGACCGGACTGTGTGCGCTCGGTTACCAGGCGCTCGGTTTCGATGTACCCGCCGTCGCGTTCCTGTTCTCGGTGTATTTCGCGGTCCGCGCCGGTCATCGGCTGGTCGCCGTGCTGGCGTCGGTGGCGGTGCTCGCCGCCCTTCCGCTCGCGTTGCTGGTCTCACTGCACGACACCACCCAGGCGCTCGCCCGCGCCCGCGACGCGCTCGAGATCGCCTGGCTCATCGCGGCCGGCGCCGCGGGCGAAGCGCTGCGCCAAGCAGAGCGGCGAGCCGACGAGGCCGAACGCACCAGGGAGGAGACCGCGCGACGGCGGGCCGACGAGGAGCGCCTGCACATCGCGCGCGAGCTGCACGATTCGCTCACCCACCAGATCTCGGTGATCAAGGTGCAGTCCGAAGCCGCCGTCCACGTGGCGCGCAAGCGGGGCGAAGAGGTCCCGCAAGCGCTGCTGGCCATTCGCGACGCCGGACGCGAGGCGGCCCGCGAGCTGCGCGCGACCCTGGAAGCGCTGCGCGACGACGACACCTCCCCGCGCCCCGGCCTCGCCCACCTCCCCGATCTGGTGGAGCGCGTCCGCACCACCGGCTTGGACACCACTCTCACGATCGAGGGTGCGCCCCAGAACGTGCCCGTCGCCCTCGACCGAACCGTCTACCGGATCGTGCAGGAGTCACTCACCAACATCACCCGCCACGCCGCCGCCGCGACCGCCACGGTCCGCATCGACTACCGCCCGGACAACCTCGTCGTCGATGTCGAAGACGACGGCACCGCGAACCCCTCGTCGGCACCGGTCCCGGGCGTGGGGCTGCTCGGCATGCGCGAACGCGTCACCGCCCTCGGCGGCCACCTCCGTGCCGCGCCACGCACCGACGGTGGGTTCGCCGTCCACGCCGAACTACCCGTGGACAGAACATGA
- a CDS encoding response regulator, whose product MIRLLLVDDQPLIRSGFRALLEIEDDIEVVAEAADGREGVELARTHLPDIALIDIQMPVVDGIEATRRIAADPALSGVHVVILTNYGLDEYVFDALRAGAAGFLVKDIEPEDFLHAIRVAARGDALLAPSITRRLIHRYVTQPRTPPPGAGLDELTTREREAVVLVAQGLSNDEIAGRMVISPHTAKTHVNRAMTKLHARDRAQLVVLAYESGLVVPRL is encoded by the coding sequence ATGATTCGTCTTCTGCTGGTCGACGACCAGCCCCTCATCCGCAGTGGTTTTCGCGCGCTCCTCGAGATCGAGGACGACATCGAGGTGGTTGCCGAAGCCGCCGACGGCCGCGAAGGCGTCGAGCTGGCCCGCACGCATCTGCCCGACATCGCGCTCATCGATATCCAGATGCCGGTGGTCGACGGCATCGAAGCCACCCGCCGCATCGCCGCGGACCCGGCGCTGTCCGGCGTGCACGTCGTCATTCTGACCAACTACGGTCTCGACGAATACGTCTTCGACGCCCTGCGCGCGGGCGCCGCGGGCTTCCTCGTCAAAGACATCGAACCGGAGGACTTCCTGCACGCCATTCGCGTGGCCGCCCGTGGCGACGCCCTCCTCGCACCCTCGATCACCCGCAGGCTGATCCACCGCTACGTCACCCAGCCCCGCACACCGCCCCCGGGTGCGGGCCTGGACGAACTGACCACCAGGGAACGCGAGGCCGTGGTTCTCGTCGCGCAGGGTCTGTCCAACGACGAGATCGCCGGCCGCATGGTGATCAGCCCGCACACCGCGAAAACCCACGTCAATCGGGCGATGACCAAACTCCACGCCCGCGACCGGGCCCAACTGGTCGTGCTCGCTTACGAATCGGGCCTGGTCGTGCCGCGGTTGTGA
- a CDS encoding acyl-CoA dehydrogenase family protein → MTSTAAPSTTDSELDAVFAPIFDRIAAGAVEREVDRRLPFDEVSWLKEAKFGALRVPVEFGGYGVNVRQLFRLLIDLAAAESNLPQALRVHWSFVEDQLLAEAGPERERWLRAVAAGTLVGNAITEPGVGAVDRYRTRLTRDGDRLLLNGVKYYSTGSLFADHILVAADSDGERLGVLVDADADGVVQHDDWDGFGQRLTASGTTEFTDVVVAPDRVLGRGYGVAGPTYGTAYLQLVQLAVLAGIAARAERDAREWVSARTRTYTHAAADLPREDPLVQQVIGKLSAAAFTARAAVLAVAEVLDGVLDAGAKDEKDLVAAELAAAQAQLGVIDIVLDATTRLFELGGASIVSERLRLDRHWRNARTISVHNPALFKARAVGDYLLNGTDLPFGWSAGERKTGTPASANTESADSSTVRSEAATR, encoded by the coding sequence ATGACTTCCACTGCCGCGCCATCGACCACCGATTCCGAGCTGGACGCCGTCTTCGCGCCGATCTTCGATCGGATAGCCGCGGGTGCGGTCGAACGCGAAGTCGATCGACGTCTCCCGTTCGATGAGGTGAGCTGGCTGAAGGAGGCGAAGTTCGGGGCGTTGCGGGTGCCCGTCGAGTTCGGTGGATACGGCGTGAATGTGCGGCAGCTGTTCCGGCTGCTCATCGATCTGGCCGCGGCGGAGTCGAATCTGCCGCAGGCGCTGCGGGTGCACTGGTCGTTCGTCGAGGATCAGCTGCTGGCGGAGGCGGGGCCGGAGCGGGAGCGGTGGTTGCGGGCGGTCGCGGCGGGCACTCTGGTCGGCAACGCGATCACCGAACCGGGGGTCGGTGCGGTCGACAGGTACCGCACCCGGCTGACCCGCGACGGTGACCGGCTGCTGCTCAACGGCGTGAAGTACTACAGCACCGGCTCGCTGTTCGCCGATCACATCCTCGTCGCGGCCGACAGCGACGGTGAGCGGCTCGGCGTGCTGGTCGACGCCGACGCCGACGGGGTGGTGCAGCACGATGACTGGGACGGTTTCGGGCAGCGGCTCACCGCGAGCGGCACCACCGAGTTCACCGATGTCGTCGTTGCCCCGGACCGCGTCCTGGGGCGCGGTTATGGCGTCGCAGGCCCTACCTACGGCACCGCCTACCTGCAACTGGTGCAGCTGGCGGTGCTCGCCGGGATCGCGGCCCGCGCCGAACGCGACGCCAGGGAATGGGTGAGTGCGCGCACCCGCACCTACACCCATGCCGCCGCCGATCTGCCACGCGAGGACCCCCTCGTCCAGCAGGTGATCGGCAAACTGTCGGCGGCCGCGTTCACCGCACGAGCCGCGGTTCTCGCGGTGGCGGAGGTACTCGACGGGGTGCTCGACGCCGGAGCGAAGGACGAGAAGGATCTCGTGGCCGCCGAATTGGCCGCCGCGCAGGCACAACTCGGTGTGATCGACATCGTGCTGGACGCCACCACCCGATTGTTCGAGCTCGGCGGGGCCTCGATCGTGTCCGAACGCCTGCGCCTGGACCGGCATTGGCGCAACGCCCGCACCATCTCGGTGCACAATCCCGCCCTGTTCAAAGCTCGCGCGGTCGGCGACTATCTCCTCAACGGCACCGACCTGCCCTTCGGGTGGAGCGCGGGCGAGCGCAAGACCGGCACACCCGCTTCCGCGAACACCGAATCAGCGGATTCGAGCACTGTGCGTTCCGAGGCGGCGACGCGATGA
- a CDS encoding LLM class flavin-dependent oxidoreductase: MSRPIRFNAFDMNCVAHQSPGLWRHPEDQSHRYTDIGYWTELAKLLERGRFDGIFIADVLGTYDVYGGNDIAALRQGAQTPVADPLLLVSAMAAVTEHLGFGITTGTGFEHPFPFARRLSTLDHLTNGRLGWNVVTGYLPSAARNFGAADQLDHDERYNQADEYLEVLYKLWEGSWEDDAVVRDAERGIYTDPSKVHHIGHYGEHYTVPGIHVSEPSPQRTPVIYQAGASPRGVRFAAENAEAIFIAGPSKRVLAQTVARVRDALEAAGRDRYAARIYALATIITDETDTAARAKREEYLSYASIEGGLVFMSGWMGIDLSRYDLDDPIGDVQSNAIQSAVAAFQEFDDDGREWTVRDIGRWAGIGGMGPVFTGSGETVADLLQDWVADTDLDGFNLAYAITPGTFEDIVRHVVPVLTERGVYRTEYEPGTLRNALFGAGDRLPPEHRGAGYRVGGPRSTVLPPEQSRPEPVEVLTGP; encoded by the coding sequence ATGAGCAGGCCGATCCGGTTCAACGCCTTCGACATGAACTGCGTCGCCCACCAGTCCCCCGGGCTGTGGCGACATCCCGAGGACCAGTCACACCGCTACACCGACATCGGGTACTGGACCGAGCTGGCGAAACTCCTCGAGCGCGGGCGGTTCGACGGGATCTTCATCGCCGACGTCCTCGGCACCTACGACGTGTACGGCGGCAACGACATCGCCGCGCTACGCCAGGGCGCGCAGACACCGGTCGCCGATCCCCTGCTCCTGGTGTCGGCGATGGCGGCGGTGACCGAACACCTCGGTTTCGGGATCACGACCGGTACCGGCTTCGAACACCCGTTTCCGTTCGCGCGCCGCCTGTCGACCCTCGACCACCTCACGAACGGCCGGCTCGGCTGGAACGTGGTCACCGGGTATCTGCCTTCGGCGGCAAGGAATTTCGGCGCCGCCGATCAGCTCGACCACGACGAACGGTACAACCAGGCCGACGAATACCTCGAGGTGCTCTACAAGCTCTGGGAGGGTTCGTGGGAGGACGACGCGGTGGTGCGTGATGCCGAACGCGGCATCTACACCGACCCGTCGAAGGTGCATCACATCGGCCACTACGGCGAGCACTACACCGTGCCGGGAATCCACGTCTCCGAACCGTCACCGCAGCGGACTCCGGTGATCTACCAGGCGGGCGCCTCCCCGCGCGGGGTGCGGTTCGCGGCCGAGAACGCCGAGGCGATCTTCATCGCCGGTCCCTCGAAACGAGTTCTGGCGCAGACGGTTGCGCGTGTTCGTGACGCGCTCGAGGCGGCGGGCCGTGACCGGTACGCGGCCAGGATCTACGCGCTGGCCACCATCATCACCGACGAGACCGACACCGCCGCGCGGGCCAAACGCGAGGAGTACCTGTCCTACGCGAGCATCGAAGGCGGACTGGTGTTCATGTCGGGCTGGATGGGAATCGACCTGTCGCGGTACGACCTCGACGACCCGATCGGCGACGTGCAGAGCAACGCCATCCAGTCGGCAGTCGCGGCGTTCCAGGAATTCGACGACGACGGCCGTGAATGGACGGTGCGCGATATCGGCCGCTGGGCGGGCATCGGCGGCATGGGCCCCGTGTTCACCGGCTCCGGTGAAACAGTCGCCGACCTGTTGCAGGACTGGGTGGCCGACACCGACCTGGACGGATTCAACCTCGCCTACGCGATCACACCGGGCACCTTCGAAGACATTGTGCGCCACGTTGTTCCGGTCCTGACCGAACGCGGGGTCTACCGCACCGAATACGAGCCGGGCACGCTGCGCAACGCCCTGTTCGGTGCCGGCGATCGGCTCCCGCCGGAGCATCGCGGTGCCGGGTATCGCGTCGGTGGTCCACGTTCCACCGTATTGCCACCCGAACAGTCGCGTCCCGAACCGGTGGAGGTACTCACCGGTCCGTAG
- a CDS encoding styrene monooxygenase/indole monooxygenase family protein, giving the protein MTSQTPVSRSPRSAAVIGAGQTGVTAALGLLDAGFTVTLYSDRDQRSLRDDVPATGTALEFGETQQAEAALGLDSFTGRAPRHTGLSVRIAGPENAELIAFDGTFDGYVGVAVDTRLKADERLTAFLERGGDFVVGPVTVESLDAIAAANDLTLVATGRGGLADLFPIDEERTVYDKPQRSLLTVTVTGLDFDPGVFAHRSPAGGAHSLFSILAEQGEAWWGPYLHKDAGPSWAFLGWARPGSDWETRFAAADSAESALRIVKDLYRDYIDWDLPEVQATQVIAEDPHSWLKGAVRPVVRAGVGRTSGGHPVAALGDTAVAYDPVAGQGAQSGLIQAQRLVAAAAVHDGPFDEQWITDQYAAFLAARSDAAAKVTRLFLSDPAFADIGGQFFATAAVNPKFASALVGLLHRPQPFLPIDTPADAAAYITEVTGTDAAELLAKFAPAGRFERSTFAPVAVG; this is encoded by the coding sequence ATGACATCGCAGACTCCCGTTTCCCGTTCCCCTCGTTCGGCCGCGGTAATCGGCGCCGGCCAAACCGGCGTCACTGCGGCGCTAGGTCTTCTCGACGCCGGTTTCACCGTGACCCTCTACAGCGACCGAGATCAACGCTCACTCCGTGACGACGTCCCCGCCACCGGCACCGCCCTCGAATTCGGCGAGACCCAGCAGGCCGAGGCGGCGCTCGGACTCGACAGCTTCACCGGCCGCGCGCCCCGCCACACCGGGCTCAGCGTGCGCATCGCCGGACCCGAGAACGCCGAACTGATCGCCTTCGACGGCACCTTCGACGGCTATGTCGGCGTCGCCGTCGACACCAGGCTCAAGGCCGACGAGCGTCTCACCGCCTTCCTCGAACGCGGCGGCGATTTCGTCGTCGGACCGGTCACGGTCGAATCGCTCGACGCCATCGCGGCTGCCAACGACCTCACCCTGGTCGCCACCGGCCGCGGCGGACTGGCCGACCTGTTCCCGATCGACGAGGAACGCACCGTCTACGACAAGCCGCAGCGCTCGCTGCTCACCGTCACCGTGACCGGCCTCGACTTCGATCCCGGTGTCTTCGCGCACCGCAGCCCGGCTGGCGGCGCGCACAGCCTGTTCTCCATCCTCGCTGAACAGGGCGAGGCCTGGTGGGGTCCGTACCTGCACAAGGACGCGGGCCCGAGCTGGGCGTTCCTGGGCTGGGCCCGCCCGGGCAGCGATTGGGAAACCCGATTCGCCGCAGCCGATTCCGCCGAATCGGCGTTGCGGATCGTGAAGGACCTCTACCGCGACTACATCGACTGGGACCTGCCGGAAGTGCAGGCCACCCAGGTGATCGCCGAGGACCCGCACTCCTGGCTCAAGGGCGCGGTCCGGCCGGTCGTCCGGGCCGGGGTGGGCCGCACCTCGGGCGGCCATCCGGTGGCCGCTCTCGGTGACACCGCGGTCGCCTACGACCCGGTCGCGGGCCAAGGCGCGCAGAGCGGGCTGATCCAAGCCCAGCGCTTGGTCGCGGCCGCCGCCGTGCACGACGGGCCGTTCGACGAGCAGTGGATCACCGACCAGTACGCCGCGTTCCTCGCCGCCCGCAGCGACGCCGCCGCCAAGGTGACCCGGCTGTTCCTCAGCGACCCCGCGTTCGCCGACATCGGTGGCCAGTTCTTCGCCACGGCCGCGGTGAACCCGAAGTTCGCCTCCGCACTGGTCGGCCTGCTGCACCGCCCCCAGCCCTTCCTGCCCATCGACACCCCCGCCGACGCCGCCGCCTACATCACCGAGGTCACCGGCACGGACGCGGCCGAATTGCTGGCGAAGTTCGCCCCCGCGGGCCGCTTCGAACGCTCGACGTTCGCCCCCGTCGCCGTCGGGTAA
- a CDS encoding fatty acyl-AMP ligase, translating into MQPSYVHHVRQQVRDYDETRSYIYLREAGRELVEEVVTYRDLDRDARALAAWLAGRPESAEPVVLLFHDGMAFLRAFLGCLYAGVIAVPAPLPHDERSTRRVAGIIADSGARLVLTTANFQPMVAAATTAAVVATDEQLGDPDAWALPAIDTGTIAFLQYTSGSTGTPKGVVVTHGNLLHNEAAICSSIGIDDTSTGVTWIPQFHDMGLIGSLLASIYAGANLVFMSPTTFLKRPVRWLQAIDKYRATCTAAPNFAYELIAKRVTDEQLATLDLSTLEVALCGAEPVRERTITAMRERFAPAGWRPTALLPAYGLAEATLLVTAGRIDAQAAVTDGPDSVLVGCGQPAPGLTVRIVDPHTGQQTTGDTVGEIWVRGDSVAAGYWNRPEETRHTFDAHLGDEGPFLRTGDLGMLRDGELFVTGRLKDLLIINGRNLYPQDVEELVEELHPALTAGVAVSVEAGGRERLVVVQGIKTALLRGTTLAELTSTIKIAVARGFDVPAPSVVLIESRSVHRTTSGKVQRASMREAFLDDSISTVLHEDLEPALSRSSTATR; encoded by the coding sequence ATGCAGCCCAGCTACGTGCACCACGTCAGGCAGCAGGTCCGCGACTACGACGAGACCCGCTCCTACATCTACCTGCGTGAGGCGGGGCGCGAGCTCGTCGAGGAGGTCGTCACCTACCGCGACCTCGATCGCGACGCCAGGGCCCTCGCCGCGTGGCTGGCCGGCCGCCCGGAATCCGCGGAACCCGTCGTCCTGCTCTTCCACGACGGCATGGCTTTTCTGCGGGCCTTTCTCGGCTGCCTCTACGCGGGCGTCATCGCGGTCCCCGCACCCCTGCCGCACGACGAGCGCAGCACCCGGCGCGTAGCGGGCATCATCGCCGACTCCGGCGCCCGCCTGGTGCTCACCACCGCCAACTTCCAGCCGATGGTCGCCGCGGCCACCACCGCGGCCGTGGTGGCCACCGACGAACAACTCGGCGACCCCGACGCGTGGGCGCTGCCCGCCATCGACACCGGGACCATCGCGTTCCTGCAGTACACGTCCGGCTCGACCGGCACACCGAAGGGCGTCGTCGTCACCCACGGCAACCTCCTGCACAACGAAGCCGCGATCTGCTCCTCCATCGGGATCGACGACACCTCGACCGGCGTCACCTGGATCCCGCAGTTCCACGACATGGGCCTGATCGGGTCGCTGCTCGCCTCGATCTACGCCGGCGCGAACCTGGTGTTCATGTCGCCCACCACCTTCCTCAAACGCCCCGTGCGCTGGCTACAGGCGATCGACAAGTACCGCGCGACCTGCACCGCCGCCCCGAACTTCGCCTACGAGCTGATCGCCAAGCGCGTCACCGACGAACAACTGGCCACCCTCGACCTGTCCACTCTCGAGGTGGCGTTGTGCGGCGCCGAGCCGGTCCGCGAACGAACCATCACCGCGATGCGCGAACGGTTCGCACCCGCCGGGTGGCGACCGACCGCACTGCTGCCCGCCTACGGGCTGGCCGAGGCGACGCTGCTCGTCACCGCGGGGCGCATCGACGCACAGGCGGCCGTCACCGACGGACCCGACAGTGTGCTGGTCGGTTGCGGACAACCCGCGCCCGGTCTCACTGTCCGCATCGTCGACCCGCACACCGGACAGCAGACCACCGGCGACACCGTCGGCGAGATCTGGGTTCGCGGCGACAGCGTCGCGGCCGGCTACTGGAATCGGCCCGAGGAGACCCGGCACACCTTCGACGCCCATCTCGGCGACGAAGGGCCGTTCCTGCGCACCGGCGACCTCGGCATGCTGCGCGACGGTGAACTGTTCGTCACCGGCCGGCTCAAGGACCTGCTGATCATCAACGGCCGAAACCTCTACCCGCAGGATGTCGAGGAGCTGGTCGAGGAGTTGCATCCCGCGCTCACCGCCGGGGTGGCGGTCTCCGTCGAAGCAGGCGGCCGGGAACGACTCGTCGTCGTGCAGGGCATCAAGACAGCGCTGCTGCGCGGCACCACCCTCGCCGAGCTGACCTCGACGATCAAGATCGCGGTCGCCCGCGGTTTCGATGTCCCCGCGCCGAGCGTCGTCCTCATCGAAAGCCGCTCCGTGCACCGCACCACCAGCGGCAAGGTTCAGCGGGCCTCGATGCGCGAGGCCTTCCTCGACGACAGCATCTCGACCGTCCTGCACGAAGATCTCGAACCGGCCCTGAGCCGATCATCGACCGCCACCCGCTGA
- a CDS encoding acyl carrier protein yields the protein MFATITTHATTTQDWLIERVADYTERAPHQVDPTIPLAELGMDSVSAVALCGEIEDRWMLDIDPTLVFEYPTIAAIATYLTAEIAVAA from the coding sequence ATGTTCGCCACCATCACCACCCACGCCACGACCACCCAGGACTGGCTCATCGAGCGCGTCGCCGACTACACCGAACGCGCACCGCACCAGGTGGACCCGACGATCCCGCTCGCCGAACTCGGCATGGACTCGGTGTCGGCGGTGGCCCTGTGCGGCGAGATCGAAGACCGGTGGATGCTCGACATCGACCCGACCCTGGTCTTCGAATACCCCACCATCGCGGCCATCGCCACCTACCTCACCGCTGAAATCGCCGTCGCGGCATGA